The window TCCGGTGCGCTCGCTGAAGACCGACAGGCCAACGCCGAGATAGCGCCCCTGCCGGCGCATCGCGGCCTGCCGCAGCCGGAATGCCGGGAGATCGATGGTGTCGACGGCCACCTCCATCGCCTGCCGATAGGAGCCCTGGTCATAGAGCAGCCCGGTGGGCGAGCGATGCGGAAACGTCTCGATCAGATTGCGGCGCCGGATCTCCACCGAATCGATGTTCAGGCGCTTCGCCGCGACCTCCATCAGGCGTTCCATGGTGAAGGTCAGCATCGGACGCGACACGCCCCGGTAAGGCGCCATCATGCAGGTGTTGGTCGCAACGCCGCGCGAACGGGCGCCATACTCCGCAAACGCGTAAGGGCCGGGCAGTTCGGCGAACGCCATCAGCGGCTCGACGCCGCAGGTGACGGGATAACAGGAGAAGGCGCCGACATTGGCGCGCAGATCGGCATCGAGGCCGAGCAGCCGCCCCTCCTGCGAAAACGCGCCGCGAACGGTGAAGGCCTGGTCGCGGCCATGGGCCGAAGCGAGAAAATTCTCCCGGCGATCCTCGATCCAGGCGACACTGCGCTTGAGCTTGCGCGCCAGCCAGACCAGGACGACATATTCGGGAAACAGCGACATCTTCTGGCCAAAGCCGCCGCCGACGTCGGGCGCGATGACGCGCAGATCGGCCTCGACGATGCCGAGCGTATCGGCGATGCCGGTGCGCAGCATGTGCGGCATCTGAACCGACGCCGTCAGCGTCACCCGTCCCGTCGCGGCGTCGTAGGTCGCAAGCCCCGCGCGCGCCTCCATCGGTGCCGCCGATTGACGATGCGACCGCAGCTCAAGCGTCACGATCTCGGCTGCGGCGGCGAACGCCGCATCAAAGCCCGCCGTCTTCATCCGCCCCTCGACCAGCACGTTCGAGGGCGCCTCGGGATGCACCGCCTCGGCACCGGAGACGAGCGCCAGGTCGAGATCGACGATCGCGTCCGTCGTGTCGATATCGACGAACACCGCGTCGGCGATGTCCTCCGCAAGCGCCGGATCGTCGGCGACGACGACGGCCACCGCCTGTCCACTGAAACTGATGCGATCGACCGGCAGCACGGGCTGGCCAATCGCAACATAATCCGGACGATGCAGGATCGGCCGGATCGGCTTCACCTCGGGCAGATCGCGCCCGGTGAAGACGGTCGCGCCCGGCGGAATCTCGATAGCGAGGATCGTGCCCCGCGCGATTGGACTGCGCACGAAACGGACGGCGGCGGCGCCGCTGATGCGATCGGCGACATAGCTGCCGCCGCCTTTCAACAAGGCGGGGTCCTCGAGCCGCGGCAGCGATCGCCCGATCCAGTTCATGCCACGGCCTCCACGAGCGCACGCCTGACCGCCGTTGCGATCAGGTCGCGGCGATACTCGGGCGACGCGTGAATGTCGCCGGTCGGCGTGATGGACTCGCGCGCCTCGCGCGCAATGGCGTCGATGACGTCCGGCGACGCGGGCCCACCGATCAATCGGCCTTCCAGCTGCCCGAGCCGGATCGCACGGTCCGCAACGCCGCCTATTCCGAGCCTTGCGTCCTTGATGATTCCGTTGTCGATCCGCAGCGCCGCCAGCGCCATGCCCAGCGCGAAATCGCCGGCGCGCCGCGAGAACTCGTAGAACCCCACCCGCCAGTCCCGCGACAGCGCTGGCAGGCGGATCTCGGTCAGCAGTTCGTCCGTCGCGAGCGCAGTCGAAAACGTGCCCCTGAAGAAATCCCGGCTGCCGATCACCCGTTCGCCGCGCACGCTGGTGACGACAAGATCGGCGCCGAGCGTAGCAGCGACAAGACACCATTCCGACGCCGGATCGGCGTGCGCCAGGCTGCCGCCGAAGGTGCCGCGCTGCCGGATCGGATAATGCGCGATGTGCCGCACCACCCTGGACAACAACAGTCCCAGCGGGCCGTCGACCACGGGGCGATGGAACGCGGCATGGCGCGTCAACGCGCCGATCGAGAGCCTGTCGCCATCCGGCCTGACATAACTCAGGTCCGGAAGGCGGTTGATGTCGATCAGAATCGACGGCCGCGCCAGCCGGAAATTCATGGCCGGAACGAGACTTTGCCCGCCCGCAAGAATCTTGCCGGCATCACCATGCGCCGCCAGCACCGAAATCGCCTCGGACAGGCTGGCTGGCTGGACATAGTCGAACGGCGCTGGCTTCAATTTTTTAATCTTGTTAAAGATGATTGAATTTTACTAACATGGAGAAATGGCGATGTCCACATCGGTCCTCCTGTTTCGGCTCCTGCCCGTTTCCGCACGGGCCGCGATTGCCATGACGGCGCATTCAGCGCCTGCTCCAGCTGTCCAGCAGATCGGAGGCGTCCATCACCAGGCCGAGATGCAGCGACACCATCCTCAGCGCCGCCTCTTCCATCTCATCGTCGGTGCCACGCACCAGGTCGCGCAGCACGATCACCCGATAGCTCAGATTGCTGGCATCGAAGGCCGCATTCAGAACGCAGCAGTCGGTCATGCCGCCGTTCAGGATCACAGCGCGGGCGCCCATCTGGCGCAGCAGGAAATCGAGATCGGTGGCGAAGAACGGCGACAACCGCTTCTTGCCGGCGACCACCAGGTCCTGCGGCTCGACGCGGGTCACGAATTCAGTCCAGCGCGAGCCTTCGATGGCATGGGCATCGGAGTTGGGAATGGCGCCGACATGGAGCGGGAACGTGCGGCGCCATGCGGAGGGAATGCCCGCGATGTCGTCGACACCGCCCTTCCGCAACACCGATTTGACATGGATGATCGGCACGCCCAGGGCGCGGGCCGCCGCGTGAAATTTGTCGATCGGCTCCACGATGTCACGTGCGCGCGGCGCCGGGCAGGGGCAATCCGGCGTATCCGCAAGATGCCCCTGGTGCATGTCGATGGATATGATCGCGGATCGCGCGGCGTCGGTGAAATCCTCGAACCCATTCGGAAGATCACGCCGGGTGCCGTAAACGTAGGTCTTCATCACGCCTCCTGTCATCGCCTCGGTTGTATCGGAACGGCGCTTCGCGCTCCCGGCAAACCACGCATGTTCGAGTGCAAGGCAATATCCAGGCCGCACGTCGATGCCGTCAGGCACGCCAGGCCGCGGTCTGGCCGCGACATCTTTCTTCAACACGAGCTGGAGGCCACATCCAGCAATCGGCACGAAACCATGATCGGTCTCGTACCAAGCAGGGAGGGGAAGTTGCCCATCGATTGGCTCGACGGTGACTAAACAATTGGCGTGCTATTTTTCCCAACAATGCGAAGATTTTTCGCCGCGCCCTTTGCGCCGACCGAAAAACCCCGCACAGCAAAAGGACTTTGCGTCATGCGATGGACTGCCATCCCCGTTCTTGCGGCTGCCCTGACCGGCGGTGCCGCGATCGCCTATGCAGCAGGCTTCACGCTGCCGGCTCCGCCGAAAATCGCCTTCCTGTACTTCATGGACAAATCCGACGGCGGCTGGACGCAGGCCTTCGAAGAGGCTCGCGTGAAGGTCGAAAAGTCGATGGGGCTGCAGATGCCTTTCGTTGAAGGCGTTCCGGAAGTCGCAGGCCAGATCACGCCGGCGGCCGAGCGTTTCATCCAGCGCGGCTACAATGTGATCATCGGCACCGCCTTCGGCTATTCCGACACCTTCAAGGAGCTCTCGCAAAAGTATCCGAAGGTGGCGTTCCTCAATGCGTCCGGCACCACCAACGGCTCCAACCTCGAATCCTTCTACGGCCGCACCTATGAGAGCCAGTATCTGTGCGGCATGGTGGCCGGCGGAATGTCGAAGACCGGCAAGCTCGGCTTCGTGGCGGCGCATCCGATCGGCCCGGTGAACTGGACCATCAACGCCTATGAGATGGGCGCGCAGAAGATGAACCCGAAAGCCACGGTGACCGTGGTCTTTACCGGCGCCTGGAACGATCCGGTCAAGGAACGCGCGGCGGCGCAGGCGATGGCCGACCAGGGCATCGACGTCATCGGCCAGCATGTCGACACCCCGACGCCGCAGATCGTGGCGCAGGAGCGCGGTATTTACGGCACCGGACATCACCGCGATTTCCGCGAGTTCGCACCGAAGGCGACGCTGTGTTCGTCGGTCTGGACCTGGGATCACTTCCTGACGCCGGAACTGAAGAAGGTCGCGGCCGGCAACTGGGAACCGAACCCCTATGGCGCGTTCCCCGGCATCAAGGATGGCGGCACCGATATCGCCTGCTGCAACACGGTGGTTCCGAAGGATGTGGTCGACAAGGTGATGGCCGAGCGCGATGCCATCATCGCCGGAAAGAAGATCTTCACCGGGCCGATCAAGGACGCGGCGGGCACCGAGCGCGTTGCGGCCAACGCATCGCTTGACGATGCCGGCCTCTGGAAGATGGACTGGTATATTCCAGGCGTGATCACCCAGAAATAACCACTGGACCGTTCACGCATGACCATGGCGTTGCAACTCGTCGGCATTCGCAAGTCGTTCGACGGTGCACTGGCTCTCGATGGCGCGTCCTTCGAGAGCCGGGCCGGCGAGGTGCATGCGCTGCTCGGCGAGAATGGCGCCGGCAAATCATCGCTGATGAATGTCGCGGCCGGACTCTATGCCCCCGATGCGGGATCGATCGTCATCAACGGCAGCGACGTTGCCCTGAACGGCCCGGCCGATGCCCGACGGCACGGCATCGGCATGGTCCACCAGCATTTCAAGCTGGTGAGGCCCTTCACCGTGGCGGAGAACGTGCTGCTGGCGAACCCGCGACCGCATTTCTCTTCCGGGATTCGCGATATCCGCGCCGCCATCCGCAAGCAGGCGGCCGACCTGGCCTTCGACATCGATCCGGACCGCCGCATCGACGCCATGACGGTCGCCGAGCAGCAGCAGGTCGAGATCATCAAGGTGCTGGTCGGCGGCGCGACCATCCTGGTTCTGGACGAACCGACGGCTGTGCTGACCGATGCGGAGTCCGAGAGCCTGCTCACGACGGTTCGCCGGCTGGCCGCGGCCGGCACCGCGGTGGTGCTGGTGACGCACAAGTTGCACGAGGTCAAGCGCTTCGCCGACGCCGTCACGATCATGCGCGGCGGCAGGACCGTCGCCAGCCTCGACCCGCGCCGCGCCAGCGCGGAGGAGCTGACCGAGCTGACGGTGGGGCAGACCGCGGCGCTGCCCGAGCGCACGCCGCATGAAGGCGGACCGACGCGCCTCAATGTCGGCGCCCTGACCTATGCGCGCGGCGATGGCCGCACCATGCTGAACAACACCAGTTTCCATGTCCGCGCCGGCGAGATCTACGGCATCGCCGGTGTCAGCGGCAACGGCCAGTCGGAACTCGCCGAGGCGCTGATCGGCGCGATCGAACCGAATTCGGGCGAAATCTGGCTCGACACCATCGGCAACATCAGCCATGCGGACCGCAGCAAGCGCCGCGATGCCGCGATCGCCGCCGTGCCCGCCGACCGTTATGCCTACGCGCTGGCGGGCAGCCTGTCGCTGGCCGACAACTTCGCGGTCGCGCATATCCGTTCCGGCCGTTACGGCGGCGTCGCCCGCCTCAACCGATCGGCGATGCGGCGCGAGGCGCGCGACGCCGTCAAGGACTATGATGTGCAGGGCGTGCGCAGCGTCGGGCAGAAGGCATCGCTATTGTCCGGCGGCAACGCACAGAAGCTGGTGATCGCGCGGGAGTTCAGCCGAGATCCGCAGGTCGTGGTGGCGCACAGCCCGAGCCGCGGGCTCGACGTGCGCGCCTGCGCCGCGGTTCACCAGCGCCTGATCGCCGCGCGCGAGCGCGGCGCCGCCATTGTGTTGATCAGCGAGGACCTCGATGAAATTCTCAGCCTGTCGGACCGCATCGGCGTGATGACCAAAGGCGCCATTGTCGCGGAGTTCAAGCGTCCCGCGGATCGCCAGGCGATTGGGCGCGCGATGGTGGATCATGCATGACCGTCTGCGCCAGCCGGCGATTCCCATGACGCCTCCCGCCGTCACCACTACGCCGCGCCGGTTCGGCCGCCTCACGCTCGACGTGCGTCAGAACGTGTCGCCATGGAAGCAGGCCGCGTTCGTCGGCGGCTCGCTGCTGATCGGGCTGGTGGTGTCCGTCGCCATTCTCGCTGTCACCGGCATCCCGCCGCTGACGCTGGGAAGCGAACTCGCCGGCGTGCTGGTCGCCGAGAACCTGCGCGGCGTGCTGATCCAGGCCGCTCCGCTGATCCTGGTCGGGCTGGGGGCGAGCCTCGCGTTCCGGATCGGCTTCTGGAATCTCGGGATCGAAGGCCAGATGGTCTTCGGCGGCATCTTCGCCGCCGCGATCTCGATCTACGACATCGGCCCGCCCGCCACACGGCTGGTGCTGATGGGAACGGCCGCCGCGATCGGCGGCATGCTCTGGGTGCTGCTGGCGGCCTTTCTCAAGACGCGATTCCGGGTCAACGAGATCATCGCGACATTGCTGCTGAACTACATCGCGATGTATTTCCTGTTTCACCTGCTGTACGGCACCTGGCAGGATGCCAAGACGGCGTTTCCGCAATCGTCGCCGTTCCGCCCGTTCGAGCGGCTCACCGACATCGCAGGCGGCGTCAACAGCGGTCTCTTGATCGCGATCGCCGGCGTGCTGGCCGCGGGCTGGCTGATTCATCTCAGCCGGATCGGCTTCTACACCCGTTTCATCAGCGCCAACCCGCGCATGGCGAGGATCGTCAACATTCCGGTGCAGGCAGTGACGATGAGCATCATCGCGGCCTCCGGCGCCTGCGCCGGCCTTGCCGGCTTCATCAACATCGCGAGCCAGGAGGGCCGGCTGACGCAGTCCTTCTCCAACGGCTATGTGTTTTCCGGCGTGCTGATCGCCTTCCTGTCGCGCAACGATCCGATCGTGGTCGCGGTGGTCGGCTTTTTGATCGCGGTGCTGTTCATCACCGGCCAGACGCTGCAGGTGTTCTACCAGATCCCGTTCACGATGGTGCAGATGATCGAAGCGATCATCGTCATCGCCGTCGCATCCTCGGAATTCCTGATCCGCCATCGCATTCGCTGGATACGTTAGGGCATGACCCGGACCCGGAGGGCCGCGTTAGCGCAAAGTGGGGACCGGTTCTCCGAAGAGGTCATGCTCAAGCAGAAGGCACCATCGTGAACGATTTCCTGATCAACTGGATGGCCAATGCACCGGTGACCGCGGTGCCCTACGCGCTGGCGGCGCTCGGCCTGATCGTGTCGGAACGTTCCGGCGTGCTCAACCTCACCGCGGAAGGCCTGATGCTGATCGGCGCGCTGGCGGGGGCGGGGACCTGCCTGACCCTCGGCGGTCATCCCGCGATTGCGCTGCTGGCCGCGATGGCCGCCGCCAGCCTCGTCTCGCTGCTGTTCGCGGGCCTCGTGGTGGTGCTGCGGATCAACCAGGTGATCGCGGGACTGGCCGTGGTGTTCTTCTGCCAGGGCTTCACCGGCCTGATCGGCACACTGGCGAAATGGCAGAACAAGCAGCTGACCGGCCTCGCCCCGCTGAAGCTCTGGCCGTTGTCCGAGATTCCCGCGGTCGGCCGGATCCTGTTCACGCAGGATCCCATCGTCTACCTCACCGTCCTGATCTTCATTGCGGTGAGCTTCCTGCTGTTCCGGACCATGCTGGGACTGCGCATCCGCGCGGTCGGCGAAAACCCGGCGGCCGCCGACGCCGCCGGCACCAGCGTCGTGCTGCACCGGATCCTCGCGATCGTCGCCGGCTCGTCCCTGATTGGTCTCGCCGGCGGCTACATCTCGGTTGTCAGCGTCAAACTGTGGGTGACGGGAATGACCGGCGGCCGCGGCTGGATTGCGGTCGCGCTGGTGGTGTTCGCGCGCTGGGCGCCGTGGCCGGCGCTCTGGGGCGCGCTGCTGTTCGGCTGCATCGAGGCGCTGATCCCGCATGTGGCCGCCGCCGGCATTCGCGTGCCGCAGTATCTGATGCTGATGACGCCTTATCTGGCGACCCTTGCCGTCATGATCTGGGTCGGCGCCAAGGACCGCAGCGGTGGCCGCGAGCCGGGCGCGCTGGGGCAGCCGCATGTGCGCGAGGAGCGGCGGTAGTGCAACGAGTCGTTCCCCCCTGTGGGGAGCGAGCCGCGCAGCAGCAACGTCCTGCCATGGGCAATGTCGAAGATCTCAATCTCAGTGCCCGGCCTGCGCGAGCGCGCCGGAGATCATGTCGGGCGACAGCGGCACATGGTGGAATTTGGGCGCACCGAGCGATCGCAGCGCATCTTCCACCCCCGAGGCGATCACCGCGCCCACCGCGATGCAGCCGGCCTCGCCGACGCCTTTGACGCCGAGCGGATTCAGCGGCGACGGCGTTTCCAGATGCAGGATCGAGATGTTGGGAATCTCGGTGGCGTAAGGCACCAGGAAATCCATCAGGCTGGCGTTGGCGAGATTGCCGTCGGGCTGATAGTCGAGATGCTCGTACAGCGCGCCGCCGATGCCCTGGGCGATGCCGCCGAGCACCTGGCCCTCGACGATCATCGGATTGATCATGTTGCCGCAGTCGTGGATGCAGACATATTTTCTGATCTTGACGGTGCACAGGCCGGGATCGACCTCGATGATCGCGGCGTGGACGCCATAGGCCCAGGTGGATTGCGACGGGCTGTAGTAATCGGTCGCCTCCAGCCCCGGCGCCTGCCCCTCCGCCAGCGGCGGGCCATCATGCTTGCTGGCCGGCGCGAACTGGGTCGCCGCCTGCGCGGCCTTGTTGAAGGCATAGCGCAGGGGATTGCTGGCGGTGGCGATCGCCGCCAGCGGCACAAAGCGGTTCGAGCCCTTCACCCAGGCGGCTGAGTCGCGCAGCTCGATGCTGTCGATGTCCACGTCCAGCATGTTGGCGGCGGCCTGCAGCACCTTGTTGCGCACGGTGATCGCGGTTTTGTGGATCGCGTTGCCGCTGACCACGGCGGCGCGGCTGGCGAAGGTCGCCACGCCCCAGTCGAACGCCTTGGTGTCGCCCTCGACCACGATGACATCCTGCGGGCTGACGCCGAGCTGATCGGCGACGATCTGCGCGAACACCGTGTCATGCCCCTGCCCCTGGTTGCTGAGACCGGTGTTGACATAGACCTTGCCTGTGATGGGGTGAATCTTGACATGGCCGCCCTCGTACGGACCGAGCCCCGTGCCCTCCACATAGCAGGCGAGGCCGAGCCCGAGATAACGCCCCTCGGACAGCGCCTTCGCCTGCGCGGCCGTGAAATCGCCGGCGCCGACTTCGGCGGCGGCCATGCCCAGCGCCCTGGCGTACTGGCCGCTGTCGAGCGTGACTTTCAGCCCGTCGGCGAACAGCAGGCCTTCGCGCTCGTACGGAAACTGGTTTTCGCCGATCAGATTGCGCCGGCGGATCTCGAAGCGATCGAGGCCAAGCTCCTCGGCCAACTGATCCATCGCGCGCTCGATGGCGAAGCAGGCCTGCGGGCGGCCGCAGCCGCGATAGGGCGTCACCTGCACCGTCGGGGTGTAGACCGCCTTGAACTCGACGAAGATGTTGGGAATCCGGTACGGACCGGCGATCGAGGTGGAAGCGACCTGCGCCACCGCGATGCCGTAGGGAATGAATGCGCCGGTGTCGTGCAGGAACACATCGCGCAGGCCGATCACCTCGCCGGTCTTCAGCGCGGCGAGCTCGATGGTGTGGATCTGGGTCCGCTCCTGGGAGGAGCCGATGAAATTCTCGCGGCGATCCTCGATGTACTTGACCGGCCGTCCCAGCCTCATCGCGGCCATCGGCACCAGCAGCTCATCGGGATAGAACAGCAGCACCTTCTGCCCGAAGCCGCCGCCGACATCGGGCGCGATGACGCGGACCTTGTCCTCGTCGAGCTGGAACACCGAGGCGAGGCCGCCACGCACCGAGATCGGCGCCTGCGTTCCATCCCACACCGTCAGTTCGCCGGACACCGCATCCCAGCGTGCCGCCACGGCGCGGCATTCCATCGGCGCCGCGGTGGAGCGATCCACCTGCACGGTGATCCTGGTGACGTGCTCGGCCCCCCTGAATGCGCCCTCCGGATCGCCGCTGGTCTGGACGAAGTGCGCCGCGAGATTATTCGGCACCGCCGCATGCACCGGCGGCGCGCCGTCAAGCAGGGCCTTCTCCAGATCCATTTCGACCGGCAGCGGGTCGTAGTCGACCTCGATCATGGCGGCGGCGTCCTCGGCGGTGTAGCGATCGACCGCCACCACCATCGCAATGGTCTGCCCGACATAATGGACGTCGCCCCGTGCCAGCGGGCGCTGGGTCTGCGGATTGGTCATCGACGGATGTGGAATCAACAGCGGCATCTCGACGTCGAGCGCACCGATATCGTCGCAGGTGTAGATCGCCACCACGCCGGGATGGCGCATAGCCGCCGCGGCGTCGAGACCACGCATGCGCGCGCGTGCATGCGGGCTGCGCAGGAAGGCGACGTGCAGCGCCTCCGGCAGCGGGATATCGTCGACGAAGGCGCCTTCGCCGCGCAACAGCTTCGGATCGACATTGCGCTCGACGCGTGCCCCAAACATCCGTGTCGACATCCGCGCCTCGTTCTTCAGGTTCGCCCGAGCAATTCGGCGGCGCGGCGCACCGCGGCGATGATATTGAGATATCCGGTGCAGCGGCAGAGATTGCCTGACAGCAGCTCCCGGATGCCGTCATCGGACAGATCGAGCGCTTGCGGCTCCTCGAAGCGTCCGACGATGTTCATCACCATCCCGGGCGTGCAGTAGCCGCACTGCAGGCCGTGGCATTCCTTGAAAGCCTGCTGGACCGGATGCAGCGTGCCGTCCGCGGCGGCGACGGATTCGATGGTGCGGATGCTGTATCCGTTCGCCTGCGCGGCCAGCGTCAGGCAGGCGCGGCCGGGCTTGCCGTCGATCAGGACGGTGCAGCAGCCGCACACGCCGTGCTCGCAGCCCACATGGGTCCCGGTCAGGCCGAGCTCATGGCGCAGGAAGTCGCTCAGCAGCATGCGCACGCTGACAGTGCGGCGCACCGTTTCGCCGTTGACGGTCAACGCCACATCGACGGTGGCATCGGCCGAGCGATCGGCACTGGCGGGCTTCATGGTCCGCGTCATTGCATCGTCCCCGTTCGCGCACGTTGCGCCGCTTTGGCGACCATTCTGCGGATCAGCGTGCCGAGCGCCCGGCGGCGATAGCTTGCCGACACGTGCATCTCGTCGGGCTGCGTCACCGCCGGCAGCGACGCCGCCACCGCGGCATCAAGGTCGGAGACGCCGAGCGCCGTGCCGTTCAGGAGCGCCTCGGCGGCTTTCAGGCGGACCGGCCGGTCGGCGATGCCGCAGGCCGCGAGCCGCACACCGGTGACGCGGCCATCGTCGTCCAGCGCCAGAACACAACCGACACCGACGATGGCGTAGTCGCCATGCCGCCGCGTCACCTCGTCGAAGGCCCAGCCCGCGCCGGGCGGCAACGGCGGGAAGCGCGC is drawn from Bradyrhizobium prioriisuperbiae and contains these coding sequences:
- a CDS encoding xanthine dehydrogenase family protein subunit M, producing the protein MKPAPFDYVQPASLSEAISVLAAHGDAGKILAGGQSLVPAMNFRLARPSILIDINRLPDLSYVRPDGDRLSIGALTRHAAFHRPVVDGPLGLLLSRVVRHIAHYPIRQRGTFGGSLAHADPASEWCLVAATLGADLVVTSVRGERVIGSRDFFRGTFSTALATDELLTEIRLPALSRDWRVGFYEFSRRAGDFALGMALAALRIDNGIIKDARLGIGGVADRAIRLGQLEGRLIGGPASPDVIDAIAREARESITPTGDIHASPEYRRDLIATAVRRALVEAVA
- a CDS encoding BMP family ABC transporter substrate-binding protein — translated: MRWTAIPVLAAALTGGAAIAYAAGFTLPAPPKIAFLYFMDKSDGGWTQAFEEARVKVEKSMGLQMPFVEGVPEVAGQITPAAERFIQRGYNVIIGTAFGYSDTFKELSQKYPKVAFLNASGTTNGSNLESFYGRTYESQYLCGMVAGGMSKTGKLGFVAAHPIGPVNWTINAYEMGAQKMNPKATVTVVFTGAWNDPVKERAAAQAMADQGIDVIGQHVDTPTPQIVAQERGIYGTGHHRDFREFAPKATLCSSVWTWDHFLTPELKKVAAGNWEPNPYGAFPGIKDGGTDIACCNTVVPKDVVDKVMAERDAIIAGKKIFTGPIKDAAGTERVAANASLDDAGLWKMDWYIPGVITQK
- a CDS encoding ABC transporter ATP-binding protein → MTMALQLVGIRKSFDGALALDGASFESRAGEVHALLGENGAGKSSLMNVAAGLYAPDAGSIVINGSDVALNGPADARRHGIGMVHQHFKLVRPFTVAENVLLANPRPHFSSGIRDIRAAIRKQAADLAFDIDPDRRIDAMTVAEQQQVEIIKVLVGGATILVLDEPTAVLTDAESESLLTTVRRLAAAGTAVVLVTHKLHEVKRFADAVTIMRGGRTVASLDPRRASAEELTELTVGQTAALPERTPHEGGPTRLNVGALTYARGDGRTMLNNTSFHVRAGEIYGIAGVSGNGQSELAEALIGAIEPNSGEIWLDTIGNISHADRSKRRDAAIAAVPADRYAYALAGSLSLADNFAVAHIRSGRYGGVARLNRSAMRREARDAVKDYDVQGVRSVGQKASLLSGGNAQKLVIAREFSRDPQVVVAHSPSRGLDVRACAAVHQRLIAARERGAAIVLISEDLDEILSLSDRIGVMTKGAIVAEFKRPADRQAIGRAMVDHA
- a CDS encoding isochorismatase family cysteine hydrolase; the encoded protein is MKTYVYGTRRDLPNGFEDFTDAARSAIISIDMHQGHLADTPDCPCPAPRARDIVEPIDKFHAAARALGVPIIHVKSVLRKGGVDDIAGIPSAWRRTFPLHVGAIPNSDAHAIEGSRWTEFVTRVEPQDLVVAGKKRLSPFFATDLDFLLRQMGARAVILNGGMTDCCVLNAAFDASNLSYRVIVLRDLVRGTDDEMEEAALRMVSLHLGLVMDASDLLDSWSRR
- a CDS encoding xanthine dehydrogenase family protein molybdopterin-binding subunit, producing the protein MNWIGRSLPRLEDPALLKGGGSYVADRISGAAAVRFVRSPIARGTILAIEIPPGATVFTGRDLPEVKPIRPILHRPDYVAIGQPVLPVDRISFSGQAVAVVVADDPALAEDIADAVFVDIDTTDAIVDLDLALVSGAEAVHPEAPSNVLVEGRMKTAGFDAAFAAAAEIVTLELRSHRQSAAPMEARAGLATYDAATGRVTLTASVQMPHMLRTGIADTLGIVEADLRVIAPDVGGGFGQKMSLFPEYVVLVWLARKLKRSVAWIEDRRENFLASAHGRDQAFTVRGAFSQEGRLLGLDADLRANVGAFSCYPVTCGVEPLMAFAELPGPYAFAEYGARSRGVATNTCMMAPYRGVSRPMLTFTMERLMEVAAKRLNIDSVEIRRRNLIETFPHRSPTGLLYDQGSYRQAMEVAVDTIDLPAFRLRQAAMRRQGRYLGVGLSVFSERTGYGTPAYAARGMEIVPGYEIVDCTMDPSGHVVLRIGSSPHGQGLKTSLAQLVSDELGIDPHTIRIVSGDTDATPYGWGTFASRSMVIAGGASKLAAGKIAVKLKVIAAQLMDADPDNITLDSGWARVANSNKAMEIGALARAAYHQSHRFAELSPGLHENAVYDPGGTFSNACHVAIVEVDIETGGVTIERFLVVEDAGVLINPMIVDGQIAGGVAQGIANALFEEMIYDEAGNLLTASFADYLPPTAAEMPDIEIVHMETVSPESVTRAKGVGEGGAIGAPAAVINAVVDALSPFGIEMFEMPATPQRIRDQLRRAGAPVHA
- a CDS encoding ABC transporter permease; its protein translation is MNDFLINWMANAPVTAVPYALAALGLIVSERSGVLNLTAEGLMLIGALAGAGTCLTLGGHPAIALLAAMAAASLVSLLFAGLVVVLRINQVIAGLAVVFFCQGFTGLIGTLAKWQNKQLTGLAPLKLWPLSEIPAVGRILFTQDPIVYLTVLIFIAVSFLLFRTMLGLRIRAVGENPAAADAAGTSVVLHRILAIVAGSSLIGLAGGYISVVSVKLWVTGMTGGRGWIAVALVVFARWAPWPALWGALLFGCIEALIPHVAAAGIRVPQYLMLMTPYLATLAVMIWVGAKDRSGGREPGALGQPHVREERR
- a CDS encoding (2Fe-2S)-binding protein codes for the protein MTRTMKPASADRSADATVDVALTVNGETVRRTVSVRMLLSDFLRHELGLTGTHVGCEHGVCGCCTVLIDGKPGRACLTLAAQANGYSIRTIESVAAADGTLHPVQQAFKECHGLQCGYCTPGMVMNIVGRFEEPQALDLSDDGIRELLSGNLCRCTGYLNIIAAVRRAAELLGRT
- a CDS encoding ABC transporter permease; translated protein: MHDRLRQPAIPMTPPAVTTTPRRFGRLTLDVRQNVSPWKQAAFVGGSLLIGLVVSVAILAVTGIPPLTLGSELAGVLVAENLRGVLIQAAPLILVGLGASLAFRIGFWNLGIEGQMVFGGIFAAAISIYDIGPPATRLVLMGTAAAIGGMLWVLLAAFLKTRFRVNEIIATLLLNYIAMYFLFHLLYGTWQDAKTAFPQSSPFRPFERLTDIAGGVNSGLLIAIAGVLAAGWLIHLSRIGFYTRFISANPRMARIVNIPVQAVTMSIIAASGACAGLAGFINIASQEGRLTQSFSNGYVFSGVLIAFLSRNDPIVVAVVGFLIAVLFITGQTLQVFYQIPFTMVQMIEAIIVIAVASSEFLIRHRIRWIR
- the cutA gene encoding aerobic carbon-monoxide dehydrogenase large subunit, with protein sequence MSTRMFGARVERNVDPKLLRGEGAFVDDIPLPEALHVAFLRSPHARARMRGLDAAAAMRHPGVVAIYTCDDIGALDVEMPLLIPHPSMTNPQTQRPLARGDVHYVGQTIAMVVAVDRYTAEDAAAMIEVDYDPLPVEMDLEKALLDGAPPVHAAVPNNLAAHFVQTSGDPEGAFRGAEHVTRITVQVDRSTAAPMECRAVAARWDAVSGELTVWDGTQAPISVRGGLASVFQLDEDKVRVIAPDVGGGFGQKVLLFYPDELLVPMAAMRLGRPVKYIEDRRENFIGSSQERTQIHTIELAALKTGEVIGLRDVFLHDTGAFIPYGIAVAQVASTSIAGPYRIPNIFVEFKAVYTPTVQVTPYRGCGRPQACFAIERAMDQLAEELGLDRFEIRRRNLIGENQFPYEREGLLFADGLKVTLDSGQYARALGMAAAEVGAGDFTAAQAKALSEGRYLGLGLACYVEGTGLGPYEGGHVKIHPITGKVYVNTGLSNQGQGHDTVFAQIVADQLGVSPQDVIVVEGDTKAFDWGVATFASRAAVVSGNAIHKTAITVRNKVLQAAANMLDVDIDSIELRDSAAWVKGSNRFVPLAAIATASNPLRYAFNKAAQAATQFAPASKHDGPPLAEGQAPGLEATDYYSPSQSTWAYGVHAAIIEVDPGLCTVKIRKYVCIHDCGNMINPMIVEGQVLGGIAQGIGGALYEHLDYQPDGNLANASLMDFLVPYATEIPNISILHLETPSPLNPLGVKGVGEAGCIAVGAVIASGVEDALRSLGAPKFHHVPLSPDMISGALAQAGH